From the Ctenopharyngodon idella isolate HZGC_01 chromosome 3, HZGC01, whole genome shotgun sequence genome, one window contains:
- the rnd2 gene encoding rho-related GTP-binding protein RhoN yields the protein MMMMEGQCSRCKIVVVGDTQCGKTALLHVFAKDSYPENYVPTVFENYTASFEIDKHRIELNMWDTSGSSYYDNVRPLAYPDCDAVLICFDISRPETLDSIPKKWQVEAQEYCPNAKLVLVGCKLDMRTDVSTLRELSKQRLIPVTHEQGSLRARELGAVAYVECSSRMCVNSVRDVFHITTLVSVRREPAPSLKRSSSRHALKRISNQPLLPVSSQATPLEPTPTLREDRAKSCTIM from the exons atgatgatgatggaaGGACAGTGCAGTCGCTGTAAGATCGTGGTGGTCGGTgacactcagtgtggaaagacgGCGCTGCTGCATGTGTTCGCCAAGGACAGCTACCCAGAG AATTATGTGCCCACGGTGTTTGAGAACTACACTGCAAGCTTTGAGATCGATAAGCACCGCATTGAGCTGAACATGTGGGATACATCAG GGTCCTCGTATTATGATAATGTACGGCCCCTGGCGTATCCAGACTGTGATGCTGTGCTCATCTGTTTTGATATCAGCAGACCAGAGACGCTGGACAGCATCCCTAAGAAG TGGCAGGTGGAGGCTCAGGAGTATTGTCCTAATGCAAAGTTGGTGCTGGTTGGCTGTAAGCTGGATATGAGAACAGATGTCAGCACCTTAAGAGAACTGTCCAAACAGAGACTCATACCTGTCACTCATGAACAG GGGAGTTTACGAGCACGCGAGCTGGGCGCAGTTGCATACGTGGAATGTTCATCCCGAATGTGCGTGAACAGTGTACGAGACGTCTTTCACATCACCACGCTCGTGTCCGTCAGACGTGAGCCCGCCCCGAGCCTCAAGAGAAGCTCCTCGCGCCACGCTCTGAAGCGCATATCTAATCAGCCTCTGCTGCCAGTCAGCTCACAAGCCACGCCCCTTGAACCCACCCCGACCCTCAGGGAGGACAGAGCCAAGAGTTGCACAATCATGTAG